The proteins below are encoded in one region of Rhodospirillaceae bacterium:
- a CDS encoding DoxX family protein, whose protein sequence is MTKLFIPALGGIYERLSCLAYPLVRITTGLFLMPHGATKLFGWFGGDPEKTAEFFGKIGLEPAATMVIAAGAVEFFGGLLLVLGLFTRPAAAAIVVLLAVAVLHVHFANGFFIYNGGYEHAMMWAFFALAVFFRGGGAFSIDRAIIGKEF, encoded by the coding sequence ATGACCAAGCTCTTCATTCCGGCGCTGGGCGGGATCTATGAGAGACTTTCCTGTCTTGCCTATCCGCTTGTTCGCATAACCACCGGGCTTTTCCTTATGCCCCATGGGGCGACGAAGCTCTTTGGATGGTTCGGAGGCGACCCAGAAAAAACCGCCGAATTCTTCGGAAAAATCGGCCTTGAACCCGCCGCGACAATGGTTATCGCCGCCGGTGCCGTCGAGTTTTTCGGCGGCCTGCTGCTGGTGCTTGGCCTGTTCACCCGTCCGGCTGCCGCCGCCATTGTCGTATTGCTGGCGGTTGCCGTCCTGCACGTCCATTTTGCAAACGGCTTCTTCATCTACAATGGCGGCTACGAACACGCCATGATGTGGGCCTTTTTCGCATTGGCGGTTTTTTTCCGTGGCGGCGGCGCATTTTCAATTGACCGGGCCATCATCGGGAAGGAATTTTAG
- a CDS encoding short-chain dehydrogenase — translation MDLGLKGKSVIITGGGSNIGRAITLGFAKEGAKITIADIEPKQAEKVAEEARKLGAGDVQVIETDVTDFEAVGRMANAAREKYGRIDVLVSNVGWDRLMFFTKTTPDLWERIININFVGLLNCTKHVLDTMIDQNDGAIIAISSDASRQGEPTEAVYGGMKAATNSFMKTIAKENGRFGIRCNVVCPGVTVSENPDDFSKTSMWKTGDLGFSDESLAKIAKMMPLKKIGRPEDIVGAVLYFASRKVAGHTTGQVLSASGGYSMIG, via the coding sequence ATGGATCTCGGTCTCAAAGGCAAATCCGTCATTATCACCGGTGGCGGCTCGAACATCGGTCGCGCCATCACGCTTGGGTTTGCGAAAGAAGGCGCAAAAATAACGATTGCCGACATTGAGCCAAAACAGGCAGAAAAAGTTGCCGAGGAAGCTCGCAAGCTCGGTGCCGGCGACGTGCAGGTCATTGAGACGGATGTCACAGATTTTGAGGCCGTCGGCAGAATGGCCAACGCGGCGCGTGAAAAATACGGACGCATCGACGTGCTGGTCAGCAACGTTGGCTGGGACCGGCTGATGTTTTTCACGAAGACGACGCCGGACCTTTGGGAGCGAATCATCAACATCAATTTCGTCGGGCTTCTCAATTGCACGAAGCATGTTCTCGACACGATGATCGACCAGAACGACGGCGCGATCATTGCAATTAGCTCGGACGCCAGCCGTCAGGGCGAACCCACGGAAGCCGTCTATGGTGGCATGAAGGCCGCCACCAACAGCTTCATGAAGACCATCGCCAAGGAAAATGGCCGTTTCGGCATTCGCTGCAACGTCGTCTGCCCCGGCGTCACCGTGTCGGAAAATCCGGACGACTTCAGCAAGACAAGCATGTGGAAGACGGGCGACCTCGGCTTCTCAGACGAGTCGCTCGCGAAAATCGCCAAGATGATGCCCCTGAAGAAAATCGGCCGGCCCGAAGACATCGTCGGTGCCGTCCTTTACTTTGCATCCAGGAAAGTCGCCGGCCATACCACCGGCCAGGTTTTGAGTGCAAGCGGCGGCTACAGCATGATTGGCTAG
- a CDS encoding 2-oxoglutarate ferredoxin oxidoreductase subunit alpha: MSGTASAKATRERAPRQELETAVVRFAGDSGDGMQLTGGQFTMTAALAENDLATFPDFPAEIRAPVGTTYGVSAFQINFGGRRIKTAGDAPDVLVAMNPAALKVNLKDLKKGGMVILDAGSFTARNLQKAGCENNPLEDETLTPYRPIKIDISKLTLESVKAFGLSKKDALRCKNLWTLGLVYWMYGRDRSATVTWLKKKFAARPELAQANIAAMDAGHIFGETAEMPAEIGGFTIQKASIQPGLYRTITGSEALAWGLVAGSELADLKMMFASYPITPASGILHNLAKLKAYGVVTFQAEDEIAAVCAAIGASYAGSLGVTSSSGPGMALKMEAIGLAISVELPLVIVNSQRAGPSTGLPTKTEQSDLFQAVWGRNGDSPLAVIASRSPSDCFNAAIEAVRIATKYMTPVILLTDGYIANASEPWRIPDASSFQPMPVTFRTDPEGFQPFLRDEATLARAWAVPGTPGLEHRIGGIEKDSASGHISYDPANHQKMTDTRNAKIQGIARDIPAQTVELGPTKGRLAVVGWGSTYGPIDRAVSNLLEEGLEVSHIHLRHIWPLPANLKELLEGFDCVLVAEMNTGQLRTLLRSEYLLPVEGLNKISGQPFKIAEIEAAIRSRLET; the protein is encoded by the coding sequence ATGTCAGGGACGGCTTCGGCCAAGGCGACGCGCGAGCGGGCGCCACGCCAGGAACTGGAAACGGCGGTCGTTCGTTTTGCCGGCGATTCCGGCGACGGCATGCAGCTGACCGGCGGTCAATTCACGATGACGGCGGCACTTGCCGAGAACGATCTGGCGACCTTCCCGGATTTTCCGGCGGAGATTCGCGCCCCCGTCGGCACAACCTATGGCGTTTCCGCGTTTCAGATCAATTTCGGTGGACGCCGCATCAAAACCGCCGGCGACGCGCCCGATGTGCTGGTTGCCATGAACCCGGCGGCACTGAAAGTGAACTTAAAAGATCTCAAGAAAGGCGGCATGGTCATCCTTGACGCCGGTAGCTTTACTGCGCGCAATTTGCAAAAAGCCGGGTGCGAAAACAATCCCCTTGAAGACGAGACGCTGACCCCCTACCGGCCGATCAAAATCGACATCTCGAAACTGACCCTTGAATCCGTCAAAGCGTTTGGGCTTTCCAAAAAGGATGCCCTTCGTTGCAAAAATTTGTGGACCCTTGGCCTGGTCTATTGGATGTACGGACGTGACCGGTCGGCAACCGTCACCTGGCTCAAGAAAAAATTCGCAGCGCGGCCCGAACTCGCCCAGGCCAACATCGCCGCCATGGACGCCGGCCACATCTTTGGCGAAACGGCGGAAATGCCGGCGGAAATCGGCGGCTTTACAATCCAGAAAGCAAGCATCCAGCCGGGCCTTTATCGAACCATCACCGGCAGCGAGGCCCTTGCCTGGGGACTGGTAGCCGGCAGCGAACTGGCCGACCTTAAAATGATGTTCGCGTCCTATCCGATTACGCCGGCCTCCGGCATCCTGCACAACCTGGCAAAGCTGAAGGCCTATGGCGTCGTAACCTTCCAGGCGGAAGACGAAATTGCGGCCGTCTGCGCGGCCATCGGCGCCTCTTATGCCGGCTCTCTCGGCGTCACGTCCAGCTCGGGCCCGGGCATGGCCCTGAAGATGGAGGCCATCGGGCTTGCCATCAGCGTCGAATTGCCGCTGGTCATTGTCAATTCCCAACGCGCCGGACCATCGACCGGCCTGCCGACAAAAACCGAGCAATCCGATCTTTTCCAGGCGGTCTGGGGACGCAACGGCGACAGCCCGCTGGCAGTGATTGCCAGCCGCTCGCCATCGGATTGTTTCAATGCTGCGATTGAGGCCGTGCGCATTGCGACGAAATACATGACGCCGGTCATCCTGCTGACAGATGGGTACATTGCCAACGCCTCCGAACCCTGGCGCATTCCCGACGCCAGCAGCTTTCAGCCAATGCCCGTCACCTTTCGAACGGACCCGGAAGGCTTTCAGCCCTTTCTGCGGGACGAAGCGACCCTTGCGCGCGCCTGGGCCGTGCCGGGAACGCCGGGACTGGAGCACCGCATCGGCGGCATCGAGAAGGACAGCGCAAGCGGGCATATTTCTTACGATCCGGCAAACCACCAAAAGATGACGGACACGCGCAATGCCAAAATCCAGGGGATCGCCAGGGACATTCCCGCCCAGACGGTTGAACTGGGCCCCACGAAAGGCCGCCTCGCGGTTGTCGGCTGGGGATCGACCTATGGACCGATTGACCGGGCAGTTTCGAATTTGCTGGAGGAAGGGCTGGAAGTTTCCCACATCCATCTGCGCCACATCTGGCCGCTGCCCGCCAATCTGAAAGAGCTGCTTGAAGGCTTCGACTGCGTGCTCGTGGCAGAAATGAACACCGGCCAGCTTCGCACGCTGTTACGCAGCGAATATTTGCTGCCGGTCGAGGGCCTCAACAAAATTTCGGGACAGCCGTTCAAAATTGCCGAAATCGAAGCGGCCATTCGCAGCCGCCTGGAGACTTAG
- a CDS encoding 2-oxoacid:ferredoxin oxidoreductase subunit beta has protein sequence MNVTTPIEKLTPKDFTSDQEVRWCPGCGDYAILKAIQKTMPDLGVPREDIVFISGIGCSSRFPYYMNTYGFHTIHGRAPAFATGVKLANPDLSVWVITGDGDGLSIGGNHLLHILRRNVNVQILLFNNEIYGLTKGQASPTSRRGTRSPSTPMGSVDDPVSPAAFALGAGARFVARGIDTQQKLLPDLFLRAHAHAGASFIELFQNCIVYNDGVFNEFTEKTVAEDHQIHVAHGKPLRFGKDGNRGLRLKPASLDIEIVTIGENGVTEDDILVHDETNRNLANLLASMQPPDFPMAIGVLYCNPSEPYAPRVNQQIEAAKAKTPAGGLDALLRSGHTWRVSD, from the coding sequence ATGAACGTGACGACACCGATTGAAAAGCTGACCCCAAAGGACTTCACGTCCGATCAGGAGGTGCGCTGGTGCCCGGGTTGCGGCGATTACGCCATCCTGAAAGCCATTCAGAAAACCATGCCGGACCTGGGCGTGCCCCGCGAGGACATCGTCTTTATTTCCGGCATTGGCTGTTCGTCGCGTTTTCCCTATTACATGAACACCTATGGCTTTCACACAATCCATGGCCGCGCGCCCGCCTTTGCAACGGGCGTCAAACTTGCCAATCCGGATTTAAGTGTCTGGGTTATCACTGGGGACGGCGATGGCCTGTCAATCGGCGGCAACCATCTGCTGCACATCCTCCGGCGCAACGTCAATGTCCAGATTTTGCTTTTCAACAATGAGATTTATGGGCTGACAAAGGGGCAGGCTTCGCCGACATCCCGGCGTGGAACGCGGTCACCCTCCACACCGATGGGGTCCGTCGACGACCCCGTTTCACCGGCGGCCTTCGCCCTTGGTGCCGGTGCCCGCTTTGTCGCCCGCGGCATCGATACCCAGCAGAAACTTCTGCCGGACCTGTTCCTGCGCGCCCATGCGCATGCCGGCGCTTCCTTCATCGAACTTTTCCAGAACTGCATCGTCTATAATGACGGTGTCTTCAACGAATTTACCGAGAAGACCGTTGCCGAAGACCATCAGATTCACGTTGCACACGGAAAGCCTCTTCGCTTTGGCAAGGACGGCAACCGGGGCCTTCGCCTGAAGCCCGCCAGCCTCGATATCGAAATCGTCACAATCGGCGAAAACGGCGTCACGGAAGACGACATCCTGGTTCACGACGAAACGAACCGCAATCTCGCCAATCTTCTGGCGTCGATGCAGCCACCGGATTTTCCCATGGCAATCGGCGTCCTTTACTGCAACCCGTCCGAACCCTATGCCCCCCGGGTCAATCAGCAGATCGAAGCGGCAAAGGCGAAAACGCCTGCCGGAGGCCTCGACGCGCTGCTCCGCTCCGGCCACACCTGGCGCGTTTCCGACTAG